The proteins below come from a single Cervus canadensis isolate Bull #8, Minnesota chromosome 2, ASM1932006v1, whole genome shotgun sequence genomic window:
- the LOC122428097 gene encoding olfactory receptor 2A12-like yields the protein MWIPPGQNQSWVSEFILLGFSSDPVTNRILFSAFLLLYLSSVLGNGLIITLVCLDMHLHTPMYFFLCILSLLDMSCVTTTVPQMLVHLLSRSQTISFAGCWLQMYIFGAVGLTECILFVVMAFDRYVAICYPLRYTVILSWGLCTQLSAGTWACGFFFSLIHTFFTMRLPYCGPNSVNHYFCEGPSVRNLACMDTYVIEMVDLVISVFMVVAPLSLIVASYIRIAQAILKFKSMQARCKAFSTCASHLTVITFFYAPATYLYMRPNASYSPEQDKQVSLFYNVFTALLNPVVYSLRNEDMKRAFLKVMGR from the coding sequence ATGTGGATACCTCCAGGGCAGAACCAAAGCTGGGTTTCTGAATTTATCCTGCTTGGCTTCTCCAGTGACCCCGTGACCAACAGGATCCTCTTCAGTGCCTTCCTTCTTCTTTATCTGAGCTCAGTCCTGGGCAATGGGCTCATCATCACCCTGGTATGCCTGGACATGCATCTCCACActcccatgtatttcttcctctgtatCCTCTCCCTGCTGGATATGAGCTGTGTCACCACCACTGTGCCCCAGATGTTGGTGCATCTTCTTTCTCGATCTCAGACCATCTCCTTTGCTGGTTGCTGGCTACAAATGTACATCTTTGGTGCCGTGGGCCTGACTGAGTGCATTTTATTTGTCGTCATGGCCTTTGACCGGTACGTGGCCATCTGCTATCCACTGCGTTATACTGTGATCCTCAGCTGGGGCCTGTGCACACAGCTGTCTGCTGGGACCTGGGCCTGTGGTTTCTTCTTCTCTCTGATCCACACTTTTTTCACCATGAGGCTGCCATACTGTGGGCCCAACAGCGTCAACCACTACTTCTGTGAAGGCCCTTCAGTACGAAATTTGGCTTGCATGGATACCTACGTCATTGAGATGGTGGACCTAGTCATCAGTGTTTTCATGGTTGTTGCCCCACTGTCCCTCATTGTGGCCTCCTACATCCGTATTGCCCAGGCCATTCTCAAGTTCAAGTCCATGCAGGCCCGCTGCAAGGCTTTCTCCACCTGTGCCTCCCACCTGACTGTGATCACATTCTTCTATGCTCCAGCCACCTACCTCTACATGAGGCCCAATGCAAGCTATTCCCCTGAGCAAGACAAGCAGGTATCACTCTTTTATAATGTCTTCACTGCTCTGCTGAATCCTGTGGTCTACAGTCTGAGGAATGAGGACATGAAGAGGGCTTTTCTCAAAGTGATGGGGAGGTAG